The following proteins are co-located in the Oenanthe melanoleuca isolate GR-GAL-2019-014 chromosome 4, OMel1.0, whole genome shotgun sequence genome:
- the LOC130252346 gene encoding proline-rich proteoglycan 2-like: MTEYFHAIVTGGRAVTGGQPAAPPRRDRDRDRDGDRDGCGPAGVRRPEPPRAAHRHTHTHTHTHTRTGPARDPPQIPAPAAAPPGPAGSAAPAAGERPRHGTARLGTATVCPDPQPDSCPGCEPPPTPSPRLQRRFCPAPAARLREQRRMLSDLDLESIPDRTGILPLATGVLHVDILLPIGIAALTPRSCE; this comes from the exons ATGACTGAGTATTTCCACGCCA TTGTTACCGGCGGGCGGGCGGTGACGGGCGGGCAGCCGGCAGCTCCTCCGcgccgggatcgggatcgggatcgaGATGGGGATCGGGATGGATGTGGCCCGGCTGGCGTCAGGCGGCCGGagccgccccgcgccgctcaccggcacactcacacacacactcacacacacacacgcaccGGCCCGGCCAGGGATCCTCCCCAAAttcccgcccccgccgccgcgccgccgggTCCCGCTGGGAGCGCTGCGCCCGCCGCCGGAGAGCGGCcccggcacggcacggcacggctcggcacggccACTGTGTGCCCTGACCCACAGCCCGACAGCTGCCCCGGCTGTGAGCCCCCTCCCACACCCTCACCGCGGCTCCAAAGGCGTTTCTGCCCCGCTCCGGCAGCGCGGCTTCGGGAACAGCGGCGGATGCTGTCAGACTTGGACTTAGAGTCAATTCCTGATCGAACAGGAATCCTGCCGCTTGCCACAG GTGTTTTACACGTGGACATCCTCCTGCCCATAGGTATTGCCGCACTTACTCCTCGTTCATGCGAGTAA